The following proteins come from a genomic window of Salvia hispanica cultivar TCC Black 2014 chromosome 4, UniMelb_Shisp_WGS_1.0, whole genome shotgun sequence:
- the LOC125222420 gene encoding CASP-like protein 1E2, translated as MDSEQKGSGYGGFESGTRIANRRSMSGCGVVLRFLSLAMSLAAAVVLGVNKETKMVSVTLVPTLPPINIPATAKWNYLSAFTYLVVANSIACGYAAISLALTLANRDGTKKWITTLIAIFDLIMVALLFSAIGAAGAIGLMGYHGNSHVRWEKVCNVFDKFCSQTAASLGLSAAAAVAFFLLVVLATYNLHKRH; from the exons atggatTCTGAGCAAAAAGGGAGCGGTTATGGGGGATTTGAGAGTGGTACGAGGATTGCTAACAGGAGAAGTATGAGCGGCTGCGGCGTCGTTTTGAGGTTCCTTTCCCTCGCGATGTCCCTCGCCGCCGCCGTGGTTCTCGGCGTCAACAAGGAGACCAAGATGGTGTCGGTCACTTTGGTCCCCACGCTGCCGCCGATCAACATTCCGGCCACCGCCAAATGGAACTACTTGTCGGCCTTTAC GTATTTAGTGGTGGCAAACTCAATAGCATGTGGCTATGCAGCCATTTCATTGGCTCTAACCCTAGCAAATAGAGATGGTACTAAAAAGTGGATCACAACATTGATCGCCATATTTGACCTAATAATGGTGGCCCTCCTATTCTCCGCCATCGGGGCCGCTGGTGCCATCGGCCTCATGGGCTACCATGGAAACTCGCACGTGCGATGGGAGAAGGTGTGCAATGTGTTCGACAAATTCTGTTCCCAGACCGCGGCCTCCTTGGGCCTTTCAGCTGCGGCCGCGGTGGCATTCTTCTTATTGGTGGTGCTTGCCACCTACAACCTCCACAAGAGACACTAG
- the LOC125217625 gene encoding transcription factor bHLH36-like, with protein MLPYQQSYDLGFGTPQGFQIQDIDPGFVTPRGFPIQDYPGFGTPQGFPIQDDPGFGNPCGFQIQDDLIGDYDFLENNMIDFSVENSMIDFSAGKNVKEVSKTTDLTSKKDVHREIERKRRKELSDLYASLRSHLPHHKIKGKQSVCDHVQAATSHIIRMEKKIRELEIRRNKLKSWANKSTDDVDVKMVSDGIIEILVSNSVDDNLGLSRVFAELQRNELDVVSSVSTRTKDRFVHKIQAEALGMANLGALELQNRLSKAIK; from the exons ATGCTTCCCTATCAACAAAGTTATGACTTGGGTTTTGGAACCCCTCAAGGATTCCAAATCCAAGATATTGATCCGGGTTTTGTAACCCCTCGGGGATTCCCAATCCAGGATTATCCAGGTTTTGGAACCCCTCAGGGATTCCCAATCCAGGATGATCCAGGTTTTGGAAACCCGTGTGGATTCCAAATCCAGGATGATCTGATTGGGGATTATGATTTCTTGGAAAATAATATGATCGATTTTTCAGTGGAAAATAGTATGATCGATTTCTCAGCCGGCAAGAACGTCAAAGAAGTAAGCAAAACAACAGATTTAACAAGCAAGAAGGATGTGCATCGCGAGATcgagaggaagaggaggaaagAACTCTCAGATCTTTATGCTTCTCTCCGCTCTCATCTTCCCCATCATAAGATCAAG GGAAAGCAAAGTGTGTGTGATCATGTACAAGCTGCTACGAGCCACATAATACggatggagaagaagatccGAGAGCTCGAAATTCGCAGGAACAAGCTGAAGAGTTGGGCGAATAAAAGTACAGATGATGTGGATGTAAAAATGGTCTCAGATGGAATAATTGAGATTCTCGTATCCAATAGTGTCGATGATAATTTAGGGTTGTCGCGAGTTTTTGCTGAGTTACAGAGAAATGAGCTTGATGTGGTTAGCAGTGTTTCGACCAGAACGAAGGACAGGTTTGTCCACAAAATACAGGCTGAG GCCCTAGGTATGGCAAATCTTGGTGCTTTGGAGTTGCAAAACAGATTGAGCAAGGCCATCAAGtga
- the LOC125218525 gene encoding beta-D-glucosyl crocetin beta-1,6-glucosyltransferase-like produces MAKNGASSMEGNQTMFSILMFPWLGHGHVSPYLQLAKTLSKRNFEIYFCSTPVSLEPVRGDLARSSDGATIHLVELHLPSSPELPPEYHTTKNIPPNLIPKLFEAFSQSKSNFSTILSSLKPDMVIYDRFQKWAATASLSLGIPAVHFAPGAAAGYSFYYHLAGMTDSSFPYDALYLQDYEEKPSANAVVSKVIKEDGQHSGYGHFKLSQDIILVKTSRSFEGKYIDYLSGLLQKKIVPVGPLIVRAMGEDDDSGILQWLSSKSRFSTVFISCGSENYFSKHQMQEVAKGLEISKVNFIWVVRFPQGERVSLDEMLPKGFLDRVGERGLIVQGWAPQDGILAHPSTGAFVSHCGWNSVLESIHFGVPVISMPFKLDQPLNGRLMVEAGLAVEVVRDGSGNFSSQEFANAIKKVIVEETGQEMREKAAKLSEKMKNEDERVTNEAAEELRKICMEHKQKK; encoded by the coding sequence ATGGCTAAAAACGGAGCTTCATCAATGGAGGGAAATCAAACTATGTTTAGCATTCTAATGTTTCCATGGTTAGGGCATGGACATGTATCCCCTTATCTTCAACTAGCCAAGACTCTCTCTAAGAGAAACTTCGAAATATACTTTTGTTCAACACCTGTCAGTCTCGAGCCAGTCAGAGGAGATCTTGCAAGGAGCTCAGATGGCGCCACGATCCATCTAGTCGAGCTTCATCTGCCATCATCACCCGAGCTTCCACCAGAGTACCACACCACAAAAAACATACCACCAAATCTCATTCCCAAACTCTTTGAGGCCTTTAGCCAGTCAAAATCCAATTTCTCTACCATACTTTCCTCCCTAAAACCTGATATGGTGATATACGACAGGTTTCAGAAATGGGCAGCCACCGCCTCCTTGTCTTTAGGCATTCCTGCCGTTCATTTTGCACCTGGAGCAGCTGCAGGGTATTCATTTTACTACCACCTCGCGGGAATGACGGACTCATCTTTCCCTTATGATGCATTGTATCTTCAAGACTATGAAGAAAAGCCCTCTGCCAATGCAGTCGTGTCAAAGGTCATTAAGGAAGATGGTCAACATTCTGGATATGGCCATTTCAAGCTATCTCAAGACATTATCTTGGTAAAGACAAGCAGGAGTTTCGAAGGGAAGTACATTGACTACTTATCTGGCTTGCTGCAGAAAAAAATCGTCCCTGTTGGTCCACTTATTGTTCGAGCAATGGGTGAGGATGATGATTCAGGGATCTTGCAATGGCTGAGCAGCAAAAGCCGGTTTTCGACTGTTTTCATCTCTTGTGGGAGTGAGAACTACTTTTCCAAGCATCAGATGCAAGAGGTGGCTAAGGGGCTGGAGATTTCCAAGGTGAACTTCATATGGGTTGTGAGGTTCCCTCAAGGGGAGAGAGTTTCTCTAGACGAGATGCTGCCTAAGGGATTTCTCGACAGAGTGGGAGAGAGAGGCCTGATTGTTCAAGGATGGGCACCGCAGGATGGCATTCTAGCACATCCTAGCACTGGTGCTTTTGTCAGTCATTGTGGTTGGAACTCAGTACTCGAGAGCATTCATTTTGGTGTGCCGGTCATAAGCATGCCTTTCAAGCTCGACCAGCCACTGAATGGCAGGTTAATGGTGGAGGCTGGTTTAGCTGTGGAGGTGGTAAGGGATGGAAGTGGAAATTTCAGTAGCCAAGAGTTTGCCAACGCAATCAAGAAGGTGATTGTTGAGGAAACGGGCCAAGAAATGAGGGAGAAGGCTGCAAAACTGagtgagaaaatgaaaaacgaaGATGAACGCGTGACGAATGAAGCAGCAGAGGAACTGAGGAAAATTTGTATGGAGCATAAGCAGAAGAAGTAG
- the LOC125218524 gene encoding beta-D-glucosyl crocetin beta-1,6-glucosyltransferase-like, translating into MAAYALHPDSSSPSLFSQRAPENQDRETAENRVASMEANETMLSILMFPWLGHGHVAPYLQLAKNLSKRNFKIYFCSTPVSLEPVRGDLARSSDGATIHLVELHLPSSPELPPEYHTTKNIPTNLIPQLFEAFIRSKSSFSTILSSLKPDMVIYDRFQPWAAAASLSLGIPAVHFAPAAAAVVSFYYHLAGMTDSPFPYDALYLQDYEDKPSANAVVLKVIKEDDQHSGYGHFKLSQDIILLKTSRSFEVKYMDHLSALLQKKVVSVGPLIVRAPGEDDDSGILQWLSSKSRFSTVFISCGSENYLSKDQMQEVAKGLEISKVNFIWVVRFPQGERVSLDEMLPKGFLDRVGERGRIVQGWAPQDGILAHPSIGAFVSHCGWNSVLESIQFGVPVISMPFKLDQPLNGRLMVEAGLAVEVVRDGSGNFSSQEFANAIKKVIVEETGQEMREKAAKLSEKIKDEDEGDMNEAAEQLRKICLEHKQKK; encoded by the exons GGCCGCCTACGCTCTGCATCCCGACTCCTCCTCTCCTTCTCTGTTTTCTCAGCGCGCTCCCg AAAATCAGGATAGAGAGACGGCTGAAAACAGAGTTGCATCAATGGAGGCAAATGAAACTATGTTGAGCATTCTAATGTTTCCATGGTTGGGGCATGGCCATGTAGCTCCTTATCTTCAACTAGCCAAGAATCTCTCTAAGAGAaacttcaaaatatacttttgtTCAACACCGGTCAGTCTCGAGCCAGTCAGAGGAGATCTTGCAAGGAGCTCAGATGGCGCCACGATCCATCTAGTCGAGCTTCATCTGCCATCATCACCCGAGCTTCCTCCAGAGTACCACACCACGAAAAACATACCAACAAATCTCATTCCCCAACTCTTTGAGGCCTTTATCCGGTCAAAATCCAGTTTCTCTACAATACTTTCCTCCCTAAAACCCGATATGGTGATCTATGACAGATTTCAGCCGTGGGCGGCCGCTGCCTCCTTGTCTTTAGGAATTCCTGCCGTTCATTTTGCACCTGCAGCAGCTGCAGTGGTTTCATTTTACTACCACCTCGCGGGAATGACGGACTCACCTTTCCCTTATGATGCATTGTATCTTCAAGACTATGAAGATAAGCCCTCTGCCAATGCAGTCGTGTTAAAGGTCATTAAGGAAGATGATCAACATTCTGGATATGGCCATTTCAAGCTATCTCAAGACATTATCTTGTTAAAGACAAGCAGGAGTTTCGAAGTAAAGTACATGGACCACTTATCTGCCTTGCTGCAGAAAAAAGTTGTCTCTGTTGGTCCACTTATTGTACGAGCACCGGGTGAGGATGATGATTCAGGGATCCTGCAATGGCTGAGCAGCAAAAGCCGGTTCTCGACTGTTTTCATCTCTTGTGGGAGCGAGAACTACCTGTCCAAGGATCAGATGCAAGAGGTAGCTAAGGGGCTGGAGATATCCAAGGTGAACTTCATATGGGTTGTGAGGTTTCCTCAAGGGGAGAGAGTTTCTCTAGACGAGATGCTGCCTAAGGGATTTCTCGACAGAGTGGGAGAGAGGGGCCGGATTGTTCAAGGATGGGCACCACAGGATGGCATTCTAGCACATCCTAGCATTGGTGCTTTTGTGAGTCATTGTGGTTGGAACTCAGTACTCGAGAGCATTCAATTTGGTGTGCCGGTCATAAGCATGCCTTTCAAGCTCGACCAGCCACTGAATGGCAGGTTAATGGTGGAGGCTGGTTTGGCTGTGGAGGTGGTAAGGGATGGAAGTGGAAATTTCAGTAGCCAAGAGTTTGCCAACGCAATCAAGAAGGTAATCGTTGAGGAAACGGGCCAAGAAATGAGGGAGAAAGCTGCAAAACTGagtgagaaaataaaagacgAAGATGAAGGTGATATGAATGAAGCAGCAGAGCAACTGAGGAAAATTTGTTTGGAGCATAAGCAGAAGAAGTAG